A genomic region of Stenotrophomonas sp. NA06056 contains the following coding sequences:
- the rsmG gene encoding 16S rRNA (guanine(527)-N(7))-methyltransferase RsmG produces MSEHDLPAGVATTLQQGLARMGLAAELAPPLLRYLALLHRWNGTYNLTAIRDPQEMVTRHLLDSLAMQPFVADGSLADLGTGPGLPGIPLAIACPGLQVTLVESNGKKARFMREAVRQLGLGNARVAESRAEALAEPGSYDQLTARAMDTLAGIVRVGGHLLRPGGVLLAMKGVYPHEEIAALPAGWQVREVVPLSVPGLAGERHLVTVTGP; encoded by the coding sequence ATGAGCGAACACGATCTTCCCGCCGGCGTAGCGACCACGCTGCAGCAGGGCCTGGCCCGAATGGGCCTGGCCGCCGAGCTGGCCCCGCCGCTGCTGCGCTACCTGGCGCTGCTGCACCGCTGGAACGGCACCTACAACCTCACCGCCATCCGCGATCCGCAGGAAATGGTCACCCGCCATCTGCTCGATTCGCTGGCGATGCAGCCGTTCGTGGCCGATGGCAGCCTGGCCGATCTCGGCACCGGTCCCGGGCTGCCCGGCATCCCGCTGGCGATTGCCTGCCCGGGCCTGCAGGTCACCCTGGTGGAAAGCAATGGCAAGAAGGCCCGCTTCATGCGCGAGGCCGTGCGCCAGCTGGGCCTGGGCAATGCCCGCGTGGCCGAGTCGCGCGCCGAAGCGCTGGCCGAGCCGGGCAGCTACGACCAGCTGACCGCGCGCGCGATGGACACCCTGGCCGGCATCGTCCGCGTCGGTGGCCACCTGCTGCGCCCCGGTGGCGTGTTGCTGGCCATGAAAGGCGTCTACCCGCATGAAGAGATCGCAGCGCTGCCGGCCGGTTGGCAGGTGCGCGAGGTGGTCCCGCTGAGCGTGCCCGGCCTGGCCGGCGAACGCCATCTGGTCACCGTCACAGGCCCCTGA
- a CDS encoding coniferyl aldehyde dehydrogenase produces MSISAAELPAILHTLRSAWQSQRPTLDQREADLRRLREALKARMDEMAAAIAEDFGHRAHVESKLADGMSVLSAIDHLRRHLRRWSKPRHASAGWKLWPARAQLRPTPLGVVGVISPWNYPVTLALVPLATAIAAGNHVLLKPSEHTPRTSAFLADLLASVFPPDRVAVVQGGADVAAAVSSLPLDHLVFTGSTAVGRKVMAAAAEHLVPLTLELGGKSPAIVCRDFPLEKAAARLATGKWFNAGQTCIAPDYVLIDTARQREFVQALQQQVRERYGDFSDADDYTRIINEGQYRRLQGYLAQARERGVPVIPLAQVDEARADRERLLVPTVVLDPPDDLDLMREEIFGPVLPVRAYPDLEAALADVLARDRPLALYPFSQDMATVERILGQVVAGGVTVNDTLLHFAADGLPFGGVGASGMGAYHGRAGFDAMSKRLPVLWQSRWAASDRLRPPYSKIAGLLRLLLR; encoded by the coding sequence ATGAGCATCTCAGCCGCCGAACTCCCCGCCATCCTGCACACCCTGCGCAGCGCCTGGCAGTCGCAGCGCCCCACGCTGGACCAGCGCGAAGCCGATCTGCGCCGCCTGCGCGAGGCGCTGAAGGCACGCATGGACGAAATGGCTGCGGCCATCGCCGAGGACTTCGGCCACCGTGCCCACGTCGAATCGAAACTGGCCGATGGCATGAGCGTGTTGTCGGCCATCGACCACCTGCGCCGGCACCTGCGGCGCTGGTCGAAGCCGCGTCATGCGTCTGCTGGCTGGAAGCTGTGGCCGGCGCGCGCGCAGCTGCGGCCGACACCGCTGGGCGTGGTCGGGGTGATCTCGCCCTGGAACTACCCGGTCACGTTGGCGCTGGTACCGCTGGCCACCGCGATTGCTGCGGGCAACCACGTGCTGCTGAAACCCTCCGAACACACGCCGCGCACCAGCGCGTTCCTGGCCGATCTGCTGGCCAGCGTGTTTCCGCCCGATCGCGTGGCGGTGGTGCAGGGCGGCGCGGACGTGGCCGCAGCGGTGTCTTCGCTGCCGCTGGACCACCTTGTGTTCACCGGTTCCACCGCGGTCGGCCGCAAGGTGATGGCGGCGGCGGCGGAACATCTGGTACCGCTGACGCTGGAGCTGGGCGGCAAGTCACCCGCCATCGTCTGCCGCGATTTCCCGCTGGAAAAAGCCGCCGCGCGGCTGGCCACAGGCAAGTGGTTCAACGCCGGGCAGACCTGCATCGCGCCGGATTACGTGTTGATCGACACCGCGCGCCAGCGCGAGTTCGTGCAGGCGCTGCAGCAGCAGGTACGCGAACGCTACGGCGATTTCAGCGATGCCGACGACTACACGCGCATCATCAACGAAGGCCAGTACCGGCGCCTGCAGGGGTACCTGGCGCAGGCGCGCGAACGCGGGGTGCCGGTGATTCCGCTGGCGCAGGTGGATGAGGCCCGCGCTGATCGAGAGCGCCTGCTGGTGCCGACGGTGGTGCTGGACCCGCCGGATGACCTGGACCTGATGCGCGAGGAGATCTTCGGCCCGGTCCTGCCGGTGCGGGCCTATCCGGACCTGGAGGCGGCGTTGGCCGATGTGCTGGCCCGCGACCGGCCGCTGGCGCTGTACCCCTTCAGCCAGGATATGGCGACGGTGGAGCGCATCCTTGGCCAGGTGGTGGCCGGTGGGGTGACGGTGAATGACACGCTGCTGCACTTCGCCGCCGATGGTCTGCCGTTCGGCGGGGTAGGAGCCAGCGGCATGGGCGCGTACCACGGCCGGGCCGGGTTCGATGCGATGAGCAAGCGGCTGCCGGTGCTGTGGCAGTCACGCTGGGCGGCCAGTGACCGGCTGCGGCCGCCGTATTCGAAGATTGCGGGGTTGTTGAGATTGCTGCTGCGGTGA
- a CDS encoding DcaP family trimeric outer membrane transporter translates to MSHRTLKAVRTPLAACLLVALVAPGMAFAETAKEKALETRVAELERQVQALLASQQQQQTQIVQTQQAVTDVRTLQAEQKPAVPAGKQPIQVTTITPGAAPGTTVKIGGFIKADFLATQTSDGQLADDATGRALYLPGQTPVAGAGGSGKRSDVDYNAHAKFSRFNLGIDNVSESGNKAGAFFEMDFFGNSLGNQTATNTYGVTLRHAYMYWNNWMAGQTWSNFMDAASLPEAVDFVGPTDGVIFVRQAQVRYTQGGFSVALENPETTTLTGTRNPVTGAWTNASANSDRGSLPDLTMRYGWKGDWGTFGVGGIVRQLKVDNQATGAKADKVAGGLTLGGKWVMGSSDSLHYQLTGGEGIARYIGLGVTADTAYDVARDELNPTGVLAGYVGWRHAFSPKLRTNLIYARSDYDNDGSLGPLVTKSVQSIRGNIFYTPMPKVDIGAEYMYGVREIEDGRKGDINRLQFTTKYSF, encoded by the coding sequence ATGAGCCACCGTACGTTGAAAGCCGTGCGCACACCTTTGGCGGCCTGCCTGTTGGTCGCCCTGGTCGCACCGGGCATGGCGTTCGCCGAGACCGCCAAAGAGAAGGCACTGGAAACACGCGTTGCCGAACTGGAGCGGCAGGTACAGGCGCTGCTGGCGTCACAGCAGCAGCAACAGACCCAGATCGTGCAGACCCAGCAGGCGGTCACCGACGTCCGCACGCTGCAGGCCGAACAGAAGCCGGCGGTGCCGGCGGGCAAGCAGCCGATCCAGGTCACCACCATCACCCCGGGCGCGGCACCGGGTACCACGGTCAAGATCGGCGGCTTCATCAAGGCCGACTTCCTGGCCACCCAGACCAGCGATGGCCAGTTGGCCGACGATGCCACCGGCCGCGCGCTGTACCTGCCCGGGCAGACCCCGGTGGCAGGCGCTGGCGGCAGCGGCAAGCGCTCGGACGTGGACTACAACGCCCACGCCAAGTTCTCGCGCTTCAACCTGGGCATCGACAACGTCAGCGAGTCGGGCAACAAGGCCGGCGCGTTCTTCGAGATGGATTTCTTCGGCAATTCGCTGGGCAACCAGACCGCCACCAATACCTATGGCGTGACCCTGCGCCATGCGTACATGTACTGGAACAACTGGATGGCCGGCCAGACCTGGTCGAACTTCATGGACGCGGCGTCGCTGCCGGAAGCCGTGGACTTCGTCGGTCCGACCGACGGTGTGATCTTCGTGCGCCAGGCCCAGGTGCGCTACACCCAGGGCGGCTTCAGCGTCGCGCTGGAGAATCCGGAAACCACCACCCTCACCGGTACCCGCAACCCGGTCACCGGCGCCTGGACCAACGCCAGTGCCAACTCCGACCGTGGCAGCCTGCCCGACCTGACGATGCGTTATGGCTGGAAGGGCGACTGGGGCACCTTCGGCGTGGGCGGCATCGTCCGCCAGCTGAAGGTCGACAATCAGGCCACCGGCGCCAAGGCCGACAAGGTGGCCGGCGGCCTCACCCTGGGCGGCAAGTGGGTGATGGGCAGCAGTGATTCGCTGCACTACCAGCTGACTGGTGGTGAAGGAATCGCCCGCTACATCGGCCTCGGTGTGACCGCCGATACCGCTTACGACGTCGCCCGCGACGAGCTCAACCCCACCGGCGTACTGGCCGGCTACGTGGGCTGGCGGCATGCGTTCTCGCCGAAGCTGCGCACGAATCTGATCTACGCGCGCAGTGACTACGACAACGACGGCAGCCTGGGGCCGCTGGTGACCAAGAGCGTGCAGAGCATCCGCGGCAACATCTTCTACACACCGATGCCCAAGGTCGATATCGGTGCCGAGTACATGTACGGCGTGCGTGAGATCGAGGATGGCCGCAAGGGCGACATCAACCGCCTGCAGTTCACCACGAAGTACAGCTTCTGA
- a CDS encoding NAD-dependent epimerase/dehydratase family protein, with translation MTILLTGAAGFIGAYTARALLEAGRSVVGLDNFNDYYDPQIKRDRVAALCPTLDLRTLDLTDRDGLAALFDEIQPTAVIHLAAQAGVRYSLENPHAYVDSNLVGFVNMLELCRHRGVQHLVYASSSSVYGDSATPPFSEDQRVDQPRSLYAATKAANELMAYTYAQLYGLHATGLRFFTVYGPWGRPDMAPLLFSRAVLAGRSIDVFNEGRMQRDFTHVSDIVAGILGALAHPADGPVPHRVFNLGNHTPVELERFIGVIEQAAGRPAQKVYKPMQPGDMVRTMADTRRAHDAFGYEPTMPIEQGLPPVVQWCREYFADRA, from the coding sequence ATGACCATCCTGCTCACCGGCGCTGCCGGCTTCATTGGTGCCTACACCGCGCGCGCGCTGCTGGAGGCTGGCCGGTCCGTGGTTGGCCTGGACAACTTCAACGACTACTACGACCCGCAGATCAAGCGCGACCGCGTGGCCGCGCTGTGCCCGACGCTGGACCTGCGCACGCTGGACCTGACCGACCGCGATGGCCTGGCCGCACTGTTCGACGAAATACAGCCGACAGCGGTGATCCACCTGGCCGCGCAGGCCGGCGTGCGTTATTCGCTGGAAAATCCGCACGCCTACGTCGACAGCAACCTGGTCGGCTTCGTCAACATGCTCGAGCTGTGCCGCCATCGCGGCGTGCAGCACCTGGTGTACGCGTCCAGCAGTTCGGTGTACGGCGATTCGGCCACGCCGCCGTTCTCCGAAGACCAGCGCGTGGACCAGCCGCGCTCGCTGTACGCCGCAACCAAAGCCGCCAATGAACTGATGGCCTACACCTACGCGCAGCTGTATGGCCTGCATGCCACCGGCCTGCGCTTCTTCACCGTCTACGGCCCGTGGGGCCGGCCGGACATGGCGCCGCTGCTGTTCTCGCGCGCGGTGCTGGCCGGTCGTTCGATCGATGTGTTCAACGAAGGTCGCATGCAGCGCGACTTCACACATGTTTCCGACATCGTGGCCGGTATCCTCGGCGCCCTCGCGCATCCGGCCGATGGTCCGGTGCCGCACCGGGTGTTCAACCTCGGCAACCACACGCCGGTCGAGCTGGAGCGCTTCATCGGCGTGATCGAGCAGGCCGCGGGTCGGCCCGCGCAGAAGGTCTACAAGCCGATGCAGCCGGGCGACATGGTACGCACGATGGCCGATACCCGGCGCGCACATGACGCATTTGGCTACGAACCGACCATGCCCATCGAACAGGGCCTGCCACCGGTGGTGCAGTGGTGCCGCGAGTACTTTGCTGATCGCGCGTGA
- a CDS encoding MFS transporter, which yields MSTTPAPAKAQLTQGHKKVIFASSLGTVFEWYDFFLYGSLAAIIAKQFFSGVNETTGMIFALLAFAAGFFVRPFGAAFFGSLGDRIGRKYTFLVTILIMGISTFLVGVLPNYASIGFAAPVILIILRLAQGLAMGGEYGGAATYVAEHAPDDKRGLYTSFIQCTATLGLFMSLLIILACRYFLGNEAFEAWGWRIPFLVSILLLGVSVWIRLQLSESPLFQQMKSEGKGSKTPFRDSLKGGNLKLMLLVLLGAAAGQAVVWYGGQFYALFFLSSMLKVDATTSYLLIAAALALGVPFFIFFGWLSDRIGRKKIILAGCLLAAVTYIPIFKGLTHFANPAIEEARSSSPALVVADPNTCSFQFDPVGLRKFTSSCDVATAALTKAGVPYDVQPAAAGSLAMVNVGSASVTSYEAAGLTKEEGKAKADAFGAELKGALTTAGYPAKADGSRINYAGTIFMLWLLVLYVTMVYGPIAAYLVELFPTRIRYTSMSLPYHIGNGWFGGFLPAISFALVAGTGNLYYGLWYPIIIALMSVVIGGLFLRETKDVDITK from the coding sequence ATGTCCACAACACCTGCACCGGCGAAAGCCCAACTTACCCAAGGACACAAGAAGGTCATCTTCGCGTCCAGCCTGGGCACCGTTTTCGAGTGGTACGACTTCTTCCTGTATGGCTCGCTTGCGGCCATCATCGCCAAGCAGTTCTTCAGTGGCGTCAATGAAACCACGGGCATGATCTTCGCCCTGCTGGCCTTCGCCGCCGGCTTCTTCGTGCGTCCGTTCGGCGCGGCCTTCTTCGGCAGCCTCGGCGACCGCATCGGCCGCAAGTACACCTTCCTGGTCACCATCCTGATCATGGGCATCTCGACCTTCCTGGTCGGCGTGCTCCCCAACTACGCCTCGATCGGCTTCGCCGCACCGGTGATCCTGATCATCCTGCGCCTGGCCCAGGGCCTGGCCATGGGCGGTGAATACGGCGGTGCCGCCACCTACGTGGCCGAGCACGCGCCGGACGACAAGCGCGGCCTGTACACCAGCTTCATCCAGTGCACCGCCACGCTGGGCCTGTTCATGTCGCTGCTGATCATCCTGGCCTGCCGCTACTTCCTGGGCAACGAAGCCTTCGAAGCCTGGGGCTGGCGTATTCCGTTCCTGGTCTCGATCCTGCTGCTGGGCGTTTCGGTGTGGATCCGCCTGCAGCTGAGCGAATCGCCGCTGTTCCAGCAGATGAAGTCCGAAGGCAAGGGTTCCAAGACGCCGTTCCGTGACAGCCTCAAGGGCGGCAACCTGAAGCTGATGCTGCTGGTCCTGCTGGGTGCCGCGGCTGGCCAGGCGGTGGTCTGGTACGGCGGCCAGTTCTACGCGCTGTTCTTCCTGAGCAGCATGCTGAAGGTCGATGCCACCACCTCCTACCTGCTGATCGCCGCCGCGCTGGCGCTGGGCGTGCCGTTCTTCATCTTCTTCGGCTGGCTGTCCGACCGTATCGGCCGCAAGAAGATCATCCTCGCCGGCTGCCTGCTGGCCGCCGTCACCTACATTCCGATTTTCAAGGGCCTGACCCACTTCGCGAATCCGGCTATCGAAGAAGCCCGCAGCAGCTCGCCGGCGCTCGTGGTTGCCGATCCGAACACCTGCTCGTTCCAGTTCGATCCGGTGGGCCTGCGCAAGTTCACCAGCTCCTGCGACGTGGCGACCGCCGCGCTGACCAAGGCCGGTGTGCCGTACGACGTGCAGCCCGCCGCTGCCGGTTCGCTGGCGATGGTGAACGTGGGTAGTGCCAGCGTCACCTCGTATGAGGCGGCCGGCCTGACCAAGGAAGAAGGCAAGGCCAAGGCCGATGCCTTCGGTGCCGAACTGAAGGGCGCGCTGACCACCGCCGGCTACCCGGCCAAGGCCGATGGTTCGCGCATCAACTACGCCGGCACGATCTTCATGCTGTGGCTGCTGGTGCTGTACGTGACCATGGTCTACGGCCCGATCGCCGCCTACCTGGTCGAACTGTTCCCGACCCGCATCCGCTACACCTCGATGTCGCTGCCGTACCACATCGGCAACGGCTGGTTCGGTGGCTTCCTGCCGGCGATCTCGTTCGCGCTGGTGGCCGGTACCGGCAACCTGTACTACGGCCTGTGGTACCCCATCATCATCGCGCTGATGTCGGTGGTGATCGGCGGCCTGTTCCTGCGTGAGACCAAGGACGTGGATATCACCAAGTAA
- a CDS encoding GlsB/YeaQ/YmgE family stress response membrane protein → MGIIVWLIVGGIVGWLASIIMKRDAQQGIILNIVVGIVGALISGWLFGGGINEAITIRTFLFSLIGAVILLAIVNLFTRKSIR, encoded by the coding sequence ATGGGCATCATCGTTTGGCTGATCGTCGGCGGCATCGTAGGCTGGCTGGCCAGCATCATCATGAAGCGCGATGCCCAACAGGGCATCATCCTCAACATCGTGGTCGGCATCGTCGGCGCGCTGATTTCCGGCTGGCTGTTCGGCGGCGGCATCAACGAAGCGATCACCATCCGCACGTTCCTGTTCTCGCTGATCGGCGCGGTGATCCTGCTGGCGATCGTCAACCTGTTCACCCGCAAGAGCATACGCTGA
- a CDS encoding ParB/RepB/Spo0J family partition protein has product MTSKPAAKKRGLGRGLDALLGPKGAVSQVQASTAVIEPLPGEVLRKLPVGQLQPGKYQPRREMDQGKLSELADSIKSQGVIQPILVRQLPAGNFEIVAGERRWRASQLAGLDEVPVVVRELEDRTVIAMALIENIQREDLNPLEEAEALQRLISEFTLTHAEAAEAVGRSRAAVSNLLRLLELPIAIRLLLETRRLEMGHARALLTLAPELASKLAQEAADEGWSVREVERRAQAFAAGKVPSNRPQPVAKVQQADIASLETELSEVLGTSVAINHGRGGKGKLIIHYANLDTLDGVLERLRTRQG; this is encoded by the coding sequence ATGACCAGCAAGCCTGCAGCCAAGAAGCGTGGCCTCGGCCGCGGCCTGGACGCCCTGCTGGGGCCCAAGGGCGCGGTCAGCCAGGTGCAGGCCAGCACGGCGGTGATCGAACCGCTGCCCGGTGAAGTGCTGCGCAAGCTGCCGGTAGGCCAGCTGCAGCCGGGCAAGTACCAGCCGCGTCGCGAAATGGACCAGGGCAAGCTGTCCGAACTGGCCGACTCGATCAAGTCGCAGGGCGTGATCCAGCCGATCCTGGTGCGCCAGCTGCCGGCAGGCAACTTCGAAATCGTCGCCGGTGAACGTCGCTGGCGCGCCTCGCAGCTGGCCGGCCTGGACGAAGTACCGGTGGTGGTGCGCGAGCTGGAAGACCGCACCGTCATCGCGATGGCGCTGATCGAGAACATCCAGCGCGAAGACCTCAACCCGCTGGAAGAAGCCGAAGCGCTGCAGCGCCTCATCAGCGAATTCACCCTGACCCATGCCGAGGCCGCCGAGGCCGTTGGCCGCTCGCGCGCGGCGGTGTCCAACCTGCTGCGCCTGCTGGAGCTGCCGATCGCCATCCGCCTGCTGCTGGAAACGCGCCGGCTGGAGATGGGGCACGCGCGTGCGCTGCTGACCCTGGCGCCGGAACTGGCCAGCAAGCTGGCGCAGGAAGCGGCCGATGAAGGCTGGTCGGTGCGCGAGGTCGAGCGTCGTGCGCAGGCATTCGCTGCCGGCAAGGTGCCGAGCAACCGTCCGCAGCCGGTGGCCAAGGTGCAGCAGGCCGATATCGCCTCGCTGGAAACCGAGCTGTCCGAAGTGCTGGGCACCTCCGTTGCGATCAATCATGGCCGCGGTGGCAAGGGCAAGCTGATCATCCATTACGCCAACCTGGACACGCTCGATGGCGTGCTGGAGCGGCTGCGCACGCGCCAGGGCTGA
- a CDS encoding 4'-phosphopantetheinyl transferase superfamily protein, with amino-acid sequence MSLPATLDGPWRFGPVTVWRCPHVPGQRGEPQARQVLAQALGGEPDALPLVRDDKGRPELSGALAHYGTGWSHSGEVLLVALGEGVRLGVDLELLRPRPRMLEIIQRFFHPDEVVWLQGLDEADREHWFFRVWCAKEAMLKAHGQGISFGLHRLQLAPAADGALHLRWCDPELGEAARWHLHEWQASGQFRAALAWYPQ; translated from the coding sequence ATGAGCCTGCCAGCGACCTTGGACGGCCCGTGGCGGTTTGGTCCGGTCACGGTCTGGCGCTGCCCACATGTGCCCGGCCAGCGCGGTGAGCCGCAGGCCCGGCAGGTGCTGGCGCAGGCGCTGGGCGGCGAGCCGGACGCGCTGCCGCTGGTCCGCGATGACAAGGGCCGCCCCGAGCTGAGCGGCGCGCTGGCCCACTACGGCACCGGCTGGAGCCACAGCGGCGAGGTGCTGCTGGTGGCGCTGGGCGAGGGCGTGCGGTTGGGCGTGGACCTGGAACTGCTGCGCCCGCGCCCACGCATGCTGGAAATCATCCAACGCTTCTTCCATCCCGACGAAGTGGTCTGGCTGCAGGGCCTGGACGAGGCCGATCGCGAGCATTGGTTCTTCCGCGTGTGGTGTGCCAAGGAAGCCATGCTGAAGGCGCACGGGCAGGGCATTTCCTTTGGCCTGCACCGCCTGCAGTTGGCCCCTGCCGCCGATGGCGCGCTGCACCTGCGCTGGTGCGACCCGGAACTGGGCGAGGCCGCGCGCTGGCACCTGCACGAGTGGCAGGCCAGCGGCCAGTTCCGCGCCGCATTGGCCTGGTATCCGCAGTGA
- a CDS encoding suppressor of fused domain protein, which produces MSIEIDDVSPGGSPILVHSREKDFTPAHGEEHIEAISAYIERHLGPISGVFHEIISDIVHIDVHVVPATDECPYLRLVTSGMSDLPMSVPDEVDAPRHMELMVTLPADWPISDDAFKDERNYWPVRLLKTLARLPHEYDTWLGFGHTIPNGHPSEPYAPGVGFDGAIVLPPVTTPDEFGTLVLEDGTTIEFMAIVPLYPEEMDLKLKKDAEALLDRFDAKNIQDVIEPGRTNVAKKRFGLF; this is translated from the coding sequence ATGAGCATTGAAATCGACGACGTCAGCCCGGGCGGCAGCCCGATCCTCGTGCACAGCCGCGAGAAGGACTTCACCCCGGCCCACGGCGAAGAACACATCGAGGCGATCAGCGCCTACATCGAGCGCCATCTTGGCCCGATCTCCGGCGTCTTCCACGAAATCATCTCCGATATCGTGCACATCGACGTGCATGTGGTGCCGGCCACCGACGAATGTCCGTACCTGCGGCTGGTGACCTCGGGCATGAGCGATCTGCCGATGTCCGTGCCCGATGAGGTCGATGCGCCCAGGCACATGGAACTGATGGTGACCCTGCCGGCGGATTGGCCGATCAGCGATGACGCCTTCAAGGATGAACGCAACTATTGGCCGGTGCGGCTGTTGAAGACCCTGGCGCGGTTGCCGCATGAGTACGACACCTGGCTGGGCTTCGGCCATACCATTCCCAACGGCCATCCGTCCGAGCCCTATGCACCGGGCGTGGGATTCGATGGCGCCATCGTGTTGCCGCCGGTCACCACGCCCGATGAGTTCGGCACGCTGGTGCTGGAAGACGGCACGACCATCGAATTCATGGCGATCGTGCCGCTGTACCCGGAAGAGATGGATCTGAAGCTGAAAAAGGATGCGGAAGCCCTGCTGGATCGCTTCGATGCGAAGAACATCCAGGACGTGATCGAACCCGGCCGCACCAATGTGGCCAAGAAGCGTTTCGGGCTGTTCTGA
- a CDS encoding ParA family protein: MARIIAIANQKGGVGKTTTAVNLAASLANAPKRVLLVDLDSQGNATMGSGVDKRELVSSTYDLLLGESSAADVRVQTAEGYDLLPGNIDLTAAEIQLMAQSEREQRLKRALAPIRDEYDYILIDCPPALSLLTLNALAAADSVIVPMQCEYYALEGLSALVETIEALRANLNPALEIEGVLRTMFDVRNNLANAVSAELTEHFGDRVFRTIVPRNVRLAEAPSHGQSIVGYDRASRGGVAYLGLAGEIIRRNNERNKASKAVETV, from the coding sequence ATGGCCCGCATCATCGCCATCGCCAACCAGAAGGGTGGCGTCGGCAAGACCACGACCGCCGTCAACCTGGCCGCTTCCCTGGCCAACGCACCCAAGCGCGTGCTGTTGGTCGACCTGGACTCCCAGGGCAACGCGACCATGGGCAGTGGCGTGGACAAGCGCGAGCTGGTCTCCTCCACCTACGATCTGCTGCTGGGCGAGTCCAGCGCGGCCGACGTACGCGTGCAGACCGCCGAAGGCTATGACCTGCTGCCGGGCAACATCGACCTGACCGCGGCCGAGATCCAGCTGATGGCGCAGAGCGAGCGCGAGCAGCGCCTGAAGCGCGCGCTGGCGCCGATCCGCGACGAGTACGACTACATCCTGATCGACTGCCCGCCGGCGCTGTCGCTGCTGACGCTCAACGCGCTGGCCGCCGCCGATTCGGTGATCGTGCCGATGCAGTGCGAGTACTACGCACTGGAAGGCCTGAGCGCGCTGGTGGAAACCATCGAAGCGCTGCGCGCCAATCTCAACCCGGCGCTGGAGATCGAAGGCGTGCTGCGCACCATGTTCGACGTGCGCAACAACCTGGCCAATGCCGTGTCGGCCGAACTGACCGAGCACTTCGGTGACCGCGTGTTCCGCACCATCGTGCCGCGCAACGTGCGCCTGGCCGAGGCGCCCAGCCATGGCCAGAGCATCGTCGGCTACGATCGCGCTTCGCGTGGCGGCGTGGCCTACCTCGGTCTGGCCGGCGAGATCATCCGCCGCAACAACGAACGCAACAAGGCCAGCAAGGCCGTGGAGACCGTCTGA
- the xth gene encoding exodeoxyribonuclease III encodes MKIASWNVNSLNVRLPHLEQWLKDFGPDIVGIQETKLEDHKFPDSPLIAAGYRSVFAGQKTYNGVALVSREPAQDVQIGIPGFEDEQKRVIAGTFGDLRVINLYVVNGQDIGTDKYEYKLRWLEAVHAWIAEELQRHPKLIVMGDFNIAPDARDVHDPEVWNENHILTSTAERGALEKLLQLGLHDGFRLHNDEAGTFSWWDYRAAGFRRNLGLRIDLTLVSDALKGSAVASGIDREPRTWERPSDHAPAWVQLG; translated from the coding sequence ATGAAGATCGCCTCGTGGAACGTCAATTCGCTCAATGTCCGCCTGCCGCACCTGGAGCAGTGGCTCAAGGACTTCGGCCCGGACATCGTCGGCATCCAGGAAACCAAGCTGGAGGACCACAAGTTCCCCGATTCTCCGCTGATCGCTGCCGGCTACCGCAGCGTGTTCGCCGGCCAGAAGACCTACAACGGCGTGGCGCTGGTGTCGCGCGAGCCGGCGCAGGACGTGCAGATCGGTATTCCCGGCTTCGAGGACGAGCAGAAACGCGTCATCGCCGGCACCTTCGGCGACCTGCGGGTGATCAACCTGTACGTGGTCAACGGCCAGGACATCGGCACCGACAAGTACGAGTACAAGCTGCGCTGGCTCGAGGCGGTGCACGCCTGGATCGCCGAAGAACTGCAGCGGCATCCAAAGCTGATCGTGATGGGCGACTTCAACATCGCCCCTGATGCGCGCGACGTGCACGACCCGGAGGTGTGGAACGAGAACCACATCCTGACCTCCACCGCCGAGCGTGGCGCGCTGGAAAAGCTGCTGCAGCTGGGCCTGCACGATGGCTTCCGCCTGCACAACGACGAGGCCGGCACCTTCAGCTGGTGGGATTACCGCGCGGCCGGTTTCCGCCGCAACCTGGGCCTGCGCATCGACCTGACCCTGGTGTCTGATGCGCTGAAGGGCAGCGCGGTGGCCTCGGGCATCGACCGCGAGCCGCGAACCTGGGAACGCCCCAGCGATCATGCGCCGGCGTGGGTGCAGCTGGGTTGA